One Nitrospira sp. genomic region harbors:
- a CDS encoding sigma 54-interacting transcriptional regulator produces the protein MHEMMPSSVEPMVADQGAALLRVAEVIAAHHDLPSLFQDLAHCLPVVAPFDFVGLVLHDAAKQVMQVHVLETAEARRVTRRLDGLEMPMKDSASGWVWEHQQPILIPSLAEETRFQVGMDALRGIGMQSVCFFPLTTGMRRVGAIGFGSLKPFAFDEGSVTFLNQVAKLVAVAVDNVLHHQDLARDRDRLRLLLEVTESIASHHDQRLLLADLAQRLPQVVPFDFMNVVRYDPSRDMMRLWLLVTSERSTIEPGLETPVDESPGGLVWKTQQPLTVDDVEREQRFPALMALFRQNGVRSFCVVPLTTAQRRLGAMGFGSLQPRIYLESEIAFMKQVAQQVAVALDNALNSESTLAYQAQLTRERDRQRLLLEVNNAVVSHLDLDQLFPAVSGCLRRVIQHDGSSLLLCNENTGRWRIHVLDFDRNENFIEEGRIEESIQSPSCLAITTGKPALFGERELLAMGGTSPCAQDLLDRGIKSFCSVPLLSRNGALGALNVGRRKDAGFDPEDVQLLGQVAQQIAIAVENALAFREIAALKDTLAKEKVYLEEEIQTAYNFEEIVGESRALNQVLNQVQTVAATDSTVLILGETGSGKELIARALHNLSGRRERTFVKLNCAAIPTGLLESELFGHEKGAFTGAIATKIGRFELADRGTIFLDEVGEIPLELQVKLLRVLQEQEFERLGSTRTMRVNVRVIAATNRDLGQMVEEQKFRSDLYYRLKVFPVTVPPLRDRVEDVPVLVRHFVQKFASRMKRHIETVPIDAMRALQSYGWPGNVRELENFIERAVILSSGSELFVPTAELKRHATLPNGSVTTLEDAERDHILKALRDTHWVIGGSSGAAARLGMKRTTLQSKMQKLGIARPL, from the coding sequence ATGCACGAGATGATGCCAAGCAGTGTCGAACCGATGGTGGCCGATCAAGGCGCAGCCCTGTTGCGGGTGGCCGAGGTCATTGCCGCGCACCATGATTTGCCGTCGCTCTTTCAGGATCTGGCGCACTGCCTACCGGTGGTGGCGCCGTTCGATTTCGTCGGACTGGTGTTGCATGATGCCGCCAAACAGGTGATGCAAGTGCATGTCCTCGAAACGGCGGAGGCCCGGCGCGTGACACGGCGTCTCGACGGGCTTGAAATGCCGATGAAGGACTCGGCCAGCGGGTGGGTGTGGGAGCATCAACAACCGATCCTGATTCCCTCGCTGGCGGAGGAAACGCGGTTTCAGGTCGGGATGGACGCCCTGCGTGGAATCGGCATGCAATCCGTCTGCTTCTTTCCGCTCACGACCGGCATGCGCCGGGTGGGCGCCATTGGGTTCGGCAGTTTGAAGCCCTTTGCCTTTGACGAAGGCAGCGTCACCTTTCTCAATCAGGTGGCCAAGTTGGTGGCGGTCGCCGTGGACAACGTGCTGCATCACCAGGATCTGGCCCGAGACCGGGACCGGCTGCGTCTCCTGCTCGAGGTGACGGAATCGATCGCGTCGCACCATGATCAGCGTCTGTTGCTGGCCGACCTGGCTCAACGGCTGCCCCAGGTGGTGCCGTTCGATTTCATGAACGTCGTGCGGTACGATCCGTCACGCGACATGATGCGGCTTTGGCTGTTGGTGACGTCAGAGCGATCCACGATTGAACCGGGATTGGAAACGCCGGTCGACGAATCGCCCGGTGGCCTGGTGTGGAAGACGCAGCAGCCCCTGACGGTTGATGATGTTGAGCGTGAGCAACGATTTCCCGCGTTGATGGCACTGTTCCGGCAAAACGGCGTGCGCTCGTTCTGTGTGGTACCCCTCACGACCGCGCAACGACGTCTCGGGGCGATGGGATTCGGGAGCCTGCAGCCGCGAATCTATCTCGAGAGCGAAATCGCCTTCATGAAGCAGGTGGCGCAACAGGTCGCGGTGGCATTGGACAACGCGCTCAACTCGGAGTCCACCCTGGCCTATCAAGCGCAATTGACAAGGGAGCGCGACCGGCAACGCCTGCTGCTCGAAGTGAACAACGCCGTGGTCTCGCACCTGGATTTGGACCAACTGTTTCCCGCCGTCAGTGGTTGCTTGCGCCGGGTGATTCAGCATGACGGGTCGAGCCTGCTGCTGTGCAATGAGAACACCGGCCGCTGGCGTATCCATGTGTTGGATTTCGATCGGAACGAAAACTTCATTGAGGAAGGGCGTATCGAGGAGAGCATACAGTCGCCGTCCTGTCTGGCGATTACGACGGGGAAGCCGGCCTTGTTCGGAGAGCGAGAGTTGCTGGCGATGGGGGGCACCTCACCCTGCGCACAGGATTTGCTGGATCGTGGCATCAAATCGTTCTGCTCCGTGCCGTTACTCTCTCGTAACGGTGCGCTGGGGGCCTTGAATGTGGGACGGCGGAAGGACGCCGGGTTCGATCCGGAGGATGTGCAACTGCTTGGGCAGGTCGCGCAGCAAATCGCCATCGCGGTCGAGAACGCCCTCGCGTTCCGGGAGATCGCGGCCCTCAAAGATACCTTGGCGAAGGAAAAGGTCTATCTCGAAGAGGAAATTCAAACGGCCTACAACTTTGAGGAGATCGTCGGGGAGAGCCGTGCGCTGAACCAGGTACTGAACCAGGTGCAGACGGTGGCGGCCACTGATTCCACGGTGTTGATTCTCGGCGAGACAGGAAGCGGAAAGGAACTGATCGCGCGCGCGCTCCACAATCTCAGCGGCCGACGGGAACGGACCTTCGTCAAACTCAATTGCGCCGCGATTCCCACCGGTTTGTTGGAAAGCGAGCTCTTTGGCCATGAAAAGGGCGCCTTTACCGGCGCGATCGCCACGAAAATCGGACGATTCGAGTTGGCGGATCGCGGGACGATCTTTCTCGATGAGGTGGGGGAGATTCCGCTCGAGTTGCAGGTCAAGTTGCTGCGCGTGCTCCAGGAACAGGAATTCGAACGGTTGGGCAGTACCAGGACGATGCGGGTCAATGTCCGTGTCATCGCCGCGACGAATCGTGACCTGGGGCAGATGGTGGAGGAACAGAAGTTCCGCAGTGACCTCTATTACCGCCTGAAGGTCTTCCCGGTGACTGTGCCTCCTCTGCGCGACCGAGTCGAAGACGTGCCGGTGCTCGTCCGGCATTTCGTCCAGAAATTTGCCTCGCGCATGAAGAGACACATCGAGACGGTGCCGATTGACGCCATGCGCGCGCTGCAATCCTATGGGTGGCCCGGCAACGTGCGGGAGTTGGAAAACTTCATCGAGCGGGCCGTCATCTTGTCATCCGGGTCGGAGCTCTTCGTGCCGACGGCGGAATTGAAACGTCACGCCACTCTGCCCAACGGGTCGGTCACGACGCTGGAGGACGCCGAACGCGATCATATCCTCAAGGCTCTGCGGGACACGCATTGGGTTATCGGGGGATCGTCCGGAGCCGCCGCTAGGCTGGGGATGAAGCGCACGACGCTCCAGTCCAAGATGCAGAAACTCGGCATCGCCCGACCGTTGTAA
- a CDS encoding DUF4188 domain-containing protein encodes MMSSPILRRTVDLSGFPDLVVIYLGMRVNRWTGLKTLFGFGPQIAQSVEARPDGLLLHENLVWSLFPPHVGMRQYWRDFDSLERWARSDPHRRWWQHFLRDTGGTGFWHETYCMRGGMEAVYNDILQEIGFLRFAPVQAAKGALFTARSRAGRAGESTLPPAVTEEELER; translated from the coding sequence ATGATGTCCAGCCCTATTCTGCGCAGGACCGTCGACCTGTCCGGCTTCCCGGATCTCGTGGTGATCTACCTCGGGATGCGGGTTAATCGCTGGACCGGGCTCAAGACGCTGTTCGGTTTCGGCCCTCAAATCGCCCAGTCAGTCGAGGCCAGGCCGGATGGGCTGCTGCTCCATGAAAATCTCGTGTGGTCCTTGTTCCCTCCGCATGTCGGGATGCGGCAATATTGGCGGGATTTTGACTCACTCGAGCGTTGGGCACGTTCCGATCCCCACCGGCGGTGGTGGCAACACTTTCTCCGCGATACCGGCGGCACGGGATTTTGGCACGAAACCTATTGCATGCGCGGCGGGATGGAGGCGGTGTACAACGACATCCTGCAGGAGATCGGGTTCTTGCGGTTTGCTCCGGTCCAGGCGGCCAAAGGCGCGCTGTTTACCGCAAGAAGTCGGGCGGGACGAGCCGGTGAATCGACGCTACCGCCGGCGGTGACGGAAGAAGAACTGGAGCGGTAA
- a CDS encoding LemA family protein, with product MGWIILIVLVLLVLIVVGMYNGLVRLRAACESAWADIDVQLKRRYDLIPNLVETVKAYAAHEKGALEAVINARANAMAAQGPEAKAAAENQLTQSLRSLFALAEAYPQLRAVEAFTQLQGSLNQIEDALQNARRYYNAVVRDYNAKRLEIPTNFIAQWFGFMGRQFFELSDSIQREPPRVQF from the coding sequence ATGGGATGGATCATCCTCATCGTGCTCGTGTTGCTCGTGCTGATCGTCGTCGGGATGTACAACGGCCTGGTGCGGCTCCGCGCCGCCTGCGAAAGCGCGTGGGCCGACATCGACGTGCAACTCAAACGCCGCTACGACCTGATCCCGAACCTCGTGGAAACCGTCAAGGCCTACGCCGCGCATGAAAAAGGCGCCCTTGAGGCCGTCATCAACGCCCGGGCCAACGCGATGGCGGCGCAGGGGCCGGAAGCCAAGGCCGCGGCAGAAAACCAACTCACCCAATCCTTACGATCGTTGTTTGCGCTCGCGGAAGCCTACCCGCAACTGCGCGCGGTGGAAGCCTTCACGCAATTGCAAGGCAGCCTGAATCAGATCGAAGACGCGCTCCAAAACGCCCGCCGCTACTACAACGCGGTGGTCCGCGACTACAATGCCAAGCGCCTTGAGATTCCCACCAACTTCATCGCGCAATGGTTCGGGTTCATGGGACGGCAATTTTTCGAACTGAGCGACAGCATCCAGCGCGAACCACCGCGAGTCCAGTTCTAA
- a CDS encoding DUF1328 domain-containing protein: MFLKWAAIFFIIAMAAGALGFGGVAQGAAEIAQILFYIFLAICGTFILAGIFLAEKLTS, encoded by the coding sequence ATGTTTTTGAAATGGGCGGCGATTTTTTTCATCATTGCCATGGCTGCCGGGGCATTGGGATTCGGCGGTGTTGCGCAAGGCGCCGCTGAGATTGCGCAGATCCTGTTCTACATCTTCCTGGCGATCTGTGGCACGTTTATCCTGGCGGGTATTTTTCTTGCGGAGAAGCTGACCTCGTGA
- a CDS encoding VTT domain-containing protein: protein MLEQSLLCISLRRGSAGVEEEWMMESVGDLLEQHGAWVLFGGVLTEQLGLPFPALPLLVAAGVLVGAGHLTWSGALIAALSATLLADVVWFLAGRWRGRPMLRLLCRIALEPDACVRQTEDLFRRYGVQSLLVAKFIPGLSTIAPPLAGIVGLGLPLFLLYDALGAAAWAGSGLGVGLLFSGQVEQALAYSERVMPALVLATVILFPAYIGWKAWHLRRQLQTIPRMTVEALLDKLTTSEPPLLIDVRPRQTVEAEPGIPNALHIALEDLAHRHGELPRSRDLVLYCACPADAASAQGVLLLQQKGFSRVWPLAGGLEAWRATAEGTVSVRMIQVQGLAS, encoded by the coding sequence ATGCTGGAACAATCCCTGCTTTGTATCTCGCTGCGACGTGGGTCGGCGGGAGTCGAAGAGGAGTGGATGATGGAATCGGTGGGCGACTTGTTGGAACAACATGGGGCGTGGGTGTTGTTTGGCGGCGTGTTGACCGAACAACTCGGGTTGCCGTTTCCGGCGTTGCCGCTGTTGGTGGCGGCGGGTGTGTTGGTGGGGGCCGGCCACCTTACCTGGTCGGGTGCGTTGATCGCGGCGCTGTCGGCGACGCTGCTGGCCGATGTTGTCTGGTTTCTCGCCGGGCGGTGGCGCGGACGCCCTATGCTTAGGCTGCTCTGCCGGATTGCGTTGGAGCCGGACGCGTGCGTGCGGCAGACGGAGGACCTGTTCCGCAGGTATGGCGTGCAGTCGCTGCTGGTGGCGAAGTTTATCCCAGGGTTGAGCACCATCGCTCCGCCGCTGGCGGGGATTGTCGGATTGGGGCTCCCGCTGTTCCTGCTCTATGACGCGCTGGGTGCGGCCGCCTGGGCTGGGTCGGGATTGGGGGTCGGCCTGCTCTTCAGTGGGCAGGTGGAGCAGGCTCTGGCCTATTCGGAGCGGGTTATGCCGGCGCTTGTGCTGGCAACAGTGATCCTCTTCCCGGCCTACATCGGCTGGAAGGCGTGGCATCTGCGCCGACAACTTCAGACGATCCCGAGAATGACGGTGGAAGCATTGTTGGACAAATTAACGACGTCCGAGCCTCCGCTGCTCATCGATGTGCGGCCGCGCCAGACCGTGGAGGCAGAGCCGGGCATTCCCAACGCCTTGCACATTGCATTGGAGGATTTAGCGCATCGGCATGGAGAGCTACCGCGTTCCCGCGACCTGGTACTGTATTGCGCGTGCCCGGCTGATGCCGCAAGTGCGCAGGGAGTGTTGCTGTTGCAGCAGAAAGGGTTCTCGCGAGTCTGGCCGCTCGCCGGTGGTCTTGAGGCCTGGCGCGCCACCGCGGAAGGGACGGTATCGGTGCGAATGATTCAGGTGCAGGGGCTCGCGAGCTGA
- a CDS encoding PRC-barrel domain-containing protein — protein MRYAIAILVTCLSVALVHQADARDRSGVFKASQLMGMNVLGTDGKNLGDIKDLVINPDDGAIDYAVLDFGGFLGIKDKYFAIPWDALQVATDKSHILIDATKRDLKQAPGFDKSHWPDFGDLAQTTVIYEFYGVPVPNVSGEHKVTR, from the coding sequence ATGCGGTACGCCATCGCCATTCTCGTGACATGCCTATCGGTCGCCCTGGTTCACCAAGCCGATGCGCGAGATCGCAGCGGGGTGTTTAAGGCCAGCCAGTTGATGGGGATGAATGTGTTGGGAACGGATGGAAAAAACCTGGGCGATATCAAGGATCTGGTCATCAATCCGGACGACGGGGCCATCGATTATGCGGTGCTCGATTTTGGCGGGTTCCTGGGCATCAAGGACAAATACTTCGCGATTCCGTGGGATGCGCTACAGGTGGCGACGGATAAGAGCCACATTCTCATCGACGCGACGAAGCGGGATTTGAAGCAGGCTCCGGGGTTCGACAAGAGCCACTGGCCGGATTTCGGCGATTTGGCGCAGACCACCGTTATCTATGAGTTCTACGGAGTCCCCGTGCCCAATGTGAGCGGCGAGCACAAGGTCACCAGGTAA
- a CDS encoding efflux RND transporter periplasmic adaptor subunit has translation MNRRGWIGSSLLLLMVVAVGVGLGAWKYGSIQNQAAASANQPEPMEVVTLAVARAVDHHQTSTSIGTVLALRSITLRNELAGTVSQVRFTPGHIVQAGAVLVALDVSVEEADLRAQQAQAVLARTVLDRRRALTQDLAAAQEEVDRARADLDVAQAQIARTKALIARKTIRAPFRARVGLADVHPGQYLNEGTSLTTLQGIDEAVHVDFAVPQHVAVGLRHGDLVDVYPAGEAAPVQATIVALDARIDPATRNAMVRARIDHSPSMPAPGAAVRIKVRVGAPHSAVAIPVNALRKGPGGDQVFVIGPDGQGKSRAHLRQVESGAMSGDDIIVHAGLSVGEQVAASGAFKLRDGVLVVAAGGPDMQSDSSHVSGQP, from the coding sequence ATGAATCGTCGTGGGTGGATCGGATCGTCGTTGCTGCTGCTGATGGTGGTTGCAGTCGGGGTGGGGTTGGGAGCCTGGAAATACGGCAGTATCCAGAACCAAGCCGCTGCGTCAGCGAACCAGCCGGAGCCGATGGAAGTCGTGACGCTCGCTGTAGCCAGGGCTGTTGACCATCATCAGACCTCTACATCGATCGGAACAGTATTGGCGCTCCGTTCCATTACCCTGCGCAATGAATTGGCCGGGACCGTGAGCCAGGTGCGATTCACTCCGGGGCACATCGTGCAGGCCGGCGCGGTTCTGGTGGCGCTCGATGTCTCGGTGGAAGAGGCTGATCTTCGTGCTCAACAGGCTCAAGCCGTCTTGGCGCGTACGGTTCTCGATCGACGCCGAGCCTTGACCCAGGATCTTGCCGCGGCTCAGGAAGAGGTCGATCGCGCCAGGGCGGATCTCGATGTTGCGCAGGCGCAAATCGCCCGCACGAAAGCGTTGATTGCCCGTAAGACTATCCGTGCTCCGTTCCGCGCCCGGGTCGGCCTTGCCGATGTCCATCCGGGGCAATACCTCAATGAAGGCACGTCGCTCACGACCCTCCAGGGGATCGATGAAGCCGTGCATGTGGACTTTGCGGTACCGCAGCATGTCGCGGTCGGGTTGCGGCACGGCGACCTGGTGGATGTCTATCCGGCCGGTGAGGCGGCTCCGGTTCAAGCCACGATCGTCGCGTTGGATGCCCGTATCGATCCCGCGACGCGGAATGCGATGGTGCGCGCCAGGATCGACCACTCTCCTTCCATGCCTGCACCGGGCGCCGCCGTGCGGATCAAGGTGCGGGTGGGGGCGCCGCATAGCGCAGTGGCCATTCCGGTGAATGCGTTGCGGAAGGGACCAGGCGGCGATCAGGTGTTCGTGATCGGTCCGGACGGCCAAGGCAAATCCCGTGCGCATCTGCGTCAAGTCGAGAGTGGTGCGATGTCGGGCGATGACATCATCGTGCATGCAGGGTTGAGCGTGGGTGAGCAGGTGGCGGCATCGGGTGCGTTTAA
- a CDS encoding DUF2207 domain-containing protein has protein sequence MIRLVGRTLSARRPHGPSPAWLSLLLLCLCLFWQVLHADARSFVLSRFDVDLQVLPSGDLLVTETVSPRFEGSWNGIERLIPVEYRTPQGFNYRLLLDMVSVTDEQGTALKFESSRERHYRNFRIWIPGATDATRTFVLKYRVRNGLKFFDDHDELYWNVTGDEWDVPIEQASARILLPPNATGVRALAFTGAYRAREEAATVSTEGSRITMTMTRTLGFREGLTAVVGWDKGIVAAPTAVDRTETFLVSNWALGIPLLVFLVMYRLWSTRGKDPRLRPITVAYEPPDRLTPAEAGTLVDDSPDTRDLTATIVDLAVRGYLRIAEQKAEHLFGLWSSTDYRFQRTKPTQEWRTLPAYERLLLEALFKDAAAEEVLLSSLENRFYKSLPPIQDALFESLQQRKYYAQRPDRVKQGYLIGGVVLGMLLTVGLSVVAARWGMAPMTFLWAGLLSGLIVVGFGRIMPARTVKGTRALEGVLGFEEFLTRVEADRFERVVKTPELFEKFLPYAMALGVETNWARAFESIVMTAPAWYQGSDLAQFNTRGFTSRMGDMASRTGSTMTSAPRSSGGSGFSGGGSSGGGFGGGGGRGF, from the coding sequence GTGATTCGCCTGGTCGGCAGGACCTTGAGCGCCAGACGACCGCACGGTCCATCCCCTGCATGGCTCTCGCTGCTCCTGCTGTGCCTCTGCCTCTTCTGGCAGGTGCTGCACGCCGATGCACGATCGTTCGTGCTCAGTCGCTTCGACGTCGATCTTCAGGTGCTCCCGAGTGGCGACCTGCTCGTCACGGAAACCGTCAGCCCTCGGTTCGAAGGTTCCTGGAACGGCATCGAGCGCCTCATTCCCGTCGAATACCGCACCCCGCAAGGATTCAACTACCGGCTCCTGCTCGACATGGTCTCGGTCACCGACGAGCAAGGGACCGCGCTCAAATTCGAAAGCAGCCGTGAACGGCATTACCGGAACTTCCGCATCTGGATTCCCGGCGCAACGGACGCCACGCGCACCTTCGTCTTGAAATACCGGGTCCGCAACGGGCTGAAGTTCTTCGACGACCACGACGAGCTCTACTGGAATGTCACCGGCGATGAGTGGGACGTGCCGATCGAGCAGGCGTCCGCTCGCATCCTGCTGCCGCCGAATGCGACCGGCGTGCGCGCCCTCGCCTTTACCGGCGCCTATAGAGCCAGGGAAGAGGCGGCGACGGTCTCCACCGAAGGATCGCGCATCACCATGACGATGACCCGCACACTGGGATTTCGCGAGGGACTCACGGCGGTGGTCGGATGGGACAAGGGCATCGTGGCGGCTCCCACGGCGGTGGATCGGACAGAGACCTTTCTCGTGAGCAACTGGGCACTGGGAATTCCCTTGCTCGTCTTCCTCGTCATGTATCGCCTGTGGAGCACGCGAGGCAAGGATCCGCGACTCCGGCCCATCACGGTCGCCTACGAACCACCGGATCGACTGACTCCCGCCGAAGCCGGAACCCTCGTGGATGACAGTCCCGACACGCGCGACCTCACCGCCACCATCGTCGACCTCGCCGTACGAGGATATCTTCGAATCGCCGAGCAGAAAGCCGAGCACTTGTTCGGCCTCTGGTCAAGTACCGACTATCGGTTTCAACGCACCAAGCCCACGCAGGAGTGGAGGACCTTGCCGGCCTATGAGCGCCTCCTGCTGGAAGCCCTGTTCAAAGACGCCGCCGCCGAGGAGGTCTTGCTGAGTTCCCTCGAAAACCGCTTCTACAAATCCCTGCCCCCGATTCAAGACGCACTCTTCGAGTCGCTCCAACAGCGAAAGTACTATGCGCAACGGCCGGACCGGGTAAAGCAGGGGTATCTGATCGGCGGGGTGGTACTGGGCATGCTGCTGACCGTCGGACTTTCCGTAGTGGCCGCTCGATGGGGGATGGCGCCGATGACATTTCTCTGGGCCGGCCTGCTTTCAGGCCTGATCGTGGTTGGATTCGGGCGCATCATGCCGGCTCGTACGGTGAAAGGGACGCGCGCGTTGGAAGGCGTGCTGGGCTTCGAGGAATTCCTGACCCGAGTGGAGGCGGACCGATTCGAGCGGGTGGTGAAAACACCGGAGTTGTTCGAGAAGTTTCTGCCCTATGCCATGGCCCTGGGTGTGGAGACGAATTGGGCGCGAGCGTTCGAGTCCATCGTGATGACCGCCCCGGCCTGGTACCAGGGAAGCGACCTCGCGCAGTTCAACACACGCGGCTTCACTAGCCGCATGGGGGACATGGCGTCCCGTACCGGTTCGACGATGACCTCAGCCCCGCGCAGTTCCGGCGGATCGGGATTCAGTGGAGGCGGCTCATCCGGCGGGGGCTTCGGCGGCGGAGGTGGCCGGGGCTTCTGA
- a CDS encoding NAD(P)/FAD-dependent oxidoreductase, translating into METTLTRVVIIGGGFGGLAAAQALREAEVDITLIDRTNHHLFQPLLYQVATAALSPGDIAWPLRTIFRSQRNVRVVMGEVQGIDRAAKQVHATDLPPIPYDVLIVAVGARHAYFDHPDWEGSAPGLKTLADAVALRARMLLAFEEAERHAATSDDTAPLTFVIVGGGPTGVELAGAMAEIGRNAMLPDFPSLQRRAVKILLVEAGSRILSSFPPDLSANAQGTLESMGVTVLVNQAVRDVRPNGVALDGHVIETRNIIWAAGNRASPLLGSLHVPLDKAGRVLVRPDLTVPGDDWVFVIGDAAAVQDGQGHPLPGVAPVAMQEGQYVATIITGRTPPMNRVAFRYFNRGMLATIGRAKAVAQFGSIHVSGLVAWLLWCTVHIFFLIGFRNRFRVVSEWIWYYLTFKPGARLIDQPQDRHHP; encoded by the coding sequence ATGGAGACGACCCTCACACGCGTGGTCATTATCGGGGGTGGATTCGGCGGATTGGCGGCGGCGCAAGCGCTGCGAGAGGCCGAGGTCGACATCACCCTGATCGATCGAACGAACCACCATCTCTTCCAGCCGTTGCTCTATCAGGTGGCCACGGCGGCTCTGTCGCCGGGCGATATCGCCTGGCCGCTGCGGACCATTTTCCGGTCGCAGCGGAACGTTCGTGTCGTGATGGGGGAGGTACAAGGGATTGATCGTGCGGCCAAGCAGGTACACGCGACGGACCTGCCGCCGATTCCCTACGATGTCCTGATCGTTGCGGTCGGTGCCCGACACGCCTATTTCGACCATCCCGACTGGGAGGGGTCTGCCCCGGGACTCAAGACGCTCGCCGATGCGGTTGCCTTGCGTGCACGCATGCTGCTGGCCTTTGAGGAGGCGGAGCGCCATGCTGCCACGTCTGACGATACGGCTCCATTGACGTTCGTTATTGTGGGTGGAGGCCCAACCGGTGTGGAACTTGCCGGGGCCATGGCGGAGATCGGTCGCAATGCCATGCTCCCGGATTTTCCTTCTCTGCAGCGTCGTGCAGTCAAGATCCTCCTCGTCGAGGCGGGATCACGAATCCTTTCGAGCTTTCCGCCTGATCTGTCCGCGAATGCGCAGGGTACGTTGGAGTCGATGGGCGTGACTGTCCTCGTGAATCAGGCGGTACGTGACGTTCGCCCGAATGGTGTGGCGCTGGACGGGCACGTCATCGAGACTCGTAACATCATCTGGGCAGCGGGTAATCGTGCCTCTCCACTTCTAGGCTCGCTCCACGTCCCTTTGGACAAGGCGGGCCGGGTCCTCGTGCGGCCTGATCTGACAGTTCCTGGAGACGACTGGGTGTTCGTGATCGGGGATGCCGCCGCCGTGCAGGACGGGCAAGGCCATCCGCTGCCGGGTGTGGCTCCGGTCGCCATGCAGGAGGGGCAATACGTGGCGACGATCATTACTGGTCGGACGCCGCCGATGAATCGGGTCGCGTTTCGCTATTTCAATCGAGGGATGTTAGCCACCATCGGTCGTGCCAAGGCTGTGGCGCAATTCGGATCGATTCACGTGTCCGGTTTGGTGGCCTGGCTGCTCTGGTGCACCGTGCATATCTTTTTTCTGATCGGCTTTCGCAATCGCTTCCGCGTGGTCTCCGAATGGATCTGGTACTACCTGACCTTCAAACCAGGCGCTCGACTCATCGATCAGCCTCAAGATCGGCACCACCCCTGA
- a CDS encoding DUF5069 domain-containing protein, with the protein MSDRLRSPRERLGGYVILPRLIDKVRLHAQGLLPEPYVPFLLRPGLPLDGRFLAFTGLQPEALRQAVLSNDDDEAILAWVTATALLHTSQEIEAWSDGLVRLQPDRALARLLGRLSPELAKQVEFTQHPLFDLIDMDERRRPVPVGS; encoded by the coding sequence ATGTCGGATAGACTTCGGTCGCCACGGGAGCGTCTGGGCGGCTATGTCATTCTGCCGCGGCTGATCGACAAGGTGCGGCTCCATGCGCAGGGGCTCTTACCTGAACCGTACGTGCCGTTCCTTCTTCGCCCCGGCTTGCCGTTGGACGGTCGGTTCCTCGCCTTCACCGGATTGCAACCGGAGGCCCTTCGACAGGCGGTGCTGTCCAACGACGACGATGAGGCCATTCTGGCCTGGGTCACGGCGACGGCGCTGCTGCACACCTCTCAAGAGATCGAGGCCTGGAGCGATGGCTTGGTGCGGCTTCAACCTGATCGTGCCTTGGCCCGGCTCTTGGGCAGGCTCAGCCCTGAGCTGGCGAAGCAGGTTGAATTTACGCAGCACCCCCTGTTCGATCTTATCGACATGGATGAACGGCGCAGACCGGTTCCCGTTGGTTCCTGA